The region GTGAACGATCCCGGATGGATGGTCTCGACGAGGCTGTAGGCGGTTACCCAGGTGAGGCCCATGAGGAGGTAGACCGAGACTGCACCGTAGACGGTGTCGGTGGTGATCGCCTTGGTCGTGAGCACCCGGGAGAGGACGATAAGCGCAGTGAAGGCGTAGAAGAGGAGCGTAAAGATGCTACCGGCGCTGTTGAGGGCAGGCGTTCCGGTGACGAGGTAGAGCCACGCGAGGAGAAAGGCGGGGACCGCGAGGAGGACGGCGATCACGACCTGCCGGCGGCGGTAACTCACCGCGTAGACTCCTGTGATCAGGATGATGGACGAGAGCACCGTCAAGGCGACCGGGCCGTTGGGCCCTGCAACCACGTAGGGGTAGACGACGAGCAGGAGGATGAGCGATGCCAGCAGGTAATGGAACTGCATCGCCCTGGCGCGGGCGAGGAGCCTGGCGAGAGGCTTCAGTCTGCGGGTCACGCGAGCGTCGTGTTGCCTGCTCCCCTCATCAGGGTTTCTATTGCCGCCTGCACTTCCCGTGCCGACTGGTAGCGGTCGGCAGGGTCTTTTGCGAGGCACGCGAGGATGATCGGGTCGAGTTCTTCGAGCCCCGCCTTGATCTGCGATGGGGGTGCCGGCTGCTCGCGGAGGACCGCACCGGCAAACCCGGCAAGCCCCTCGCCGGCAAACGGTGTCCTTCCCGTCACCAGTTCGTAGAAGACGACGCCGAGCTGGTAGATATCGGTCCGTGCATCGGTCTTCCCGAACTCCTTCGGGGCGATCTGCTCCGGGGCCGCGTACGCGAGGGTGAACCCGGCGATGCTGGTATCCCGGGTCCTCTCCAGCGTCGTGCTCATGCCCCAGTCGGTGATCTTCGGGGTGAGGTCGGCCGAGAGGAGGATGTTTCTCGGCTTGATATCCCGGTGGATGACGCCCTGCTCATGGGCGTAGGCAAGCCCTGCGGCGATGCCTGCAGCGATACGGGCGGCGGTCTCGACGGGGAGGGGTTTTTCCAGTTCTTCCAGGGTCCGGGGCAGGTACTCCATCTCGACGAAGGGGACCGGGAGGATGTTGACCGAGTAGACCTTCACGATGTTAGGGTGGGTGAGGTCTTCCCAGAACCGCATCTCTTTCATGAAGGTCTTCCCGGTGGCCTCGTCGTAGGAGACCGGGATCTTCACCGCCACCTCCTGTCCGTCGTCGCGCCTGACCGCCCGGAAGACCTGTCCGAGCCCGCCTTTCCCGACGAAGGCGACCTTGTCGTAGCGCCCGGCAAGTTCGGGCGGGAACCCGGTCGGGTGGGCGAGTACGGTCTGGTGCGCACCGGGGATGATGGTCGCGGCAGAATCTGCACCGGCCCCCGGCGGCCTCTTCAGATACCGGGCGCTGAGCACGGAGGCGCCGGCGAGCACGACGGCGGCCAGAGCAACCGCACCCCAGGGGAACCGGCTCCCTCCGCCCTGACCGGGGCTTGCCCGGGGTGTCTCTGTGGGTGTCTCTGTGGGTGTCTCTGTGGGCGTATCTGGGGGTGCATCTGTGGGTACATCTGTGGGTGTCGCCTCCGGTGTCGGCGCCTGAGTTTGCCGATCGCTCGGAGTATCGGCAGGGGTTGCGGTCTCTTGGGGTGTTGGGGCGGGCGTTGCGCTCGGGGCAGTTTTGTCGTTATTTTTGTCGGCGCTCTTCCCGGGACCGGTGACCTTGTCTTCGTTCGGCGTCTTGCTCGCCGACTGGATGGCCTGGGGGTCGGCGTTTGAGTGCTCCGGCGGCCCCCCGGCTCCCGCGGCGGCCGGCGAGAGGGCAACGAGGAGCAGGGCGGAGAGCAGGATCAGGGTGCAGGCACGCGCCCCCCACTCCCTCCGTT is a window of Methanoculleus sp. 7T DNA encoding:
- a CDS encoding potassium channel family protein gives rise to the protein MTRRLKPLARLLARARAMQFHYLLASLILLLVVYPYVVAGPNGPVALTVLSSIILITGVYAVSYRRRQVVIAVLLAVPAFLLAWLYLVTGTPALNSAGSIFTLLFYAFTALIVLSRVLTTKAITTDTVYGAVSVYLLMGLTWVTAYSLVETIHPGSFTADPGHSPDGTFALPEFIYFSFVTLATLGYGDITPITNQARSLALLEAVSGTIYIAVLIARLVAALEWSQETDED
- a CDS encoding serine/threonine-protein kinase codes for the protein MRPERREWGARACTLILLSALLLVALSPAAAGAGGPPEHSNADPQAIQSASKTPNEDKVTGPGKSADKNNDKTAPSATPAPTPQETATPADTPSDRQTQAPTPEATPTDVPTDAPPDTPTETPTETPTETPRASPGQGGGSRFPWGAVALAAVVLAGASVLSARYLKRPPGAGADSAATIIPGAHQTVLAHPTGFPPELAGRYDKVAFVGKGGLGQVFRAVRRDDGQEVAVKIPVSYDEATGKTFMKEMRFWEDLTHPNIVKVYSVNILPVPFVEMEYLPRTLEELEKPLPVETAARIAAGIAAGLAYAHEQGVIHRDIKPRNILLSADLTPKITDWGMSTTLERTRDTSIAGFTLAYAAPEQIAPKEFGKTDARTDIYQLGVVFYELVTGRTPFAGEGLAGFAGAVLREQPAPPSQIKAGLEELDPIILACLAKDPADRYQSAREVQAAIETLMRGAGNTTLA